tgaagaaggaggaaatagactagAAAATCTACTAGTGGGGAGCCTCAACTTTCTCCACTCAGAGATCAACaaatataatcataaaaaatagaaagaaatgaaatatgagAAAATTAGACATGAGAGCTCTCTCTGAGGCTTGGGGAATAGCAAacatttacctttttttcctcAGATGTGCCTGGCACCTACACAAAAAGTTGATCAGATATTAGGGCACGAAAGCCTCCCgaacaaaggcagaaaagcagaaacattacccttttcagaccataatgcaataaaaagtatttttagtaAGGGGCTGTAGAAACACAGGTTCATTGGAAACGAAGTACTCTGATCCTAGCAAATGAGGTCAAAGAACTGATcaaagaaacaatcaataatttcattaaagagaatgaagcGATTAGACAACACACCGGGATTCCTAGAATGCAGCTAAAGCAGTGcttaggggaaaatatatatctttaaatgcatacattaaaaaagaagagaaagagaagatcaaCAAATTGGTCATggaactaaaacaaacaaaaaaaaaacaacctagaaaaagaacaaagttttTAAATCCCTCATTAAACGCCAAAATGGAAACTCTGAAATTCAAAAGAGAGATTGAtagaattaaaagcaaaacaaaaaaatcaataacatgGACAAACTATTGGTTAAttttatattagaaaaagaaaggaaaaaaaggccagcatgaaaaaaaaaagagtaaccaATGGACATAACATTAAAGCACTTATTTTGGCAAATATTTTGACCAGTAAAAGTGGCAATCTAAGTTAAATGGGTggatatttaccaaaatataaattgcccagatgaactgaaaatgaaatagattatttaaataaccctatagtagaaaaagaaactgaacacgCCATAAAGAAACTTGCTAAGAAAAACATCCCCATGATCTGATGAATTTACTAGTGAATTCTACAAAATATTTAGGGAACAAGTAATCTTAATCCTAAAAAAAGTAGTCAAGGAGTCCTACCAAAATTTTTGCTCATGACATAAATATAGTTTTGATAGCTAAACCAGGGAGAATGAAACCAGACAAGGAAAACTGTAGGACAATTTCACTAGTGAATGtttatgcaaatattttaaattagacATTGGCAAAGAGATGATAGGACTATGTCACAAAGCTCATGTgctatgaccaggtgagatttatactagggatgcccagctggtttaatattaggaaaactaaagATGATtaatcatatcaataacaaaaacaacaaaattcatatgaTTGTATCAAGAGATGCagacattttttataaaatataacattactTCTTATTAAAAACATGAGAAATCACAGGAATAAACTGAACTTTCTTTAGAATGATAACCAAAAGCAAACATTAGCAGTAACAGGAATACATTTGAAAgcttccctataagatcagggatgaagtAAGCATGACCATCAGAccactattgtttaatattgtactagaaatgctagtaataGCAGTaagacaagaaagaagaaatggaaagcatCAAAATGGacaatgagaaaagaaaactatcaCTCTTGCAGATATGTTGGTCTAGAGAAGCCCAAAGAATCAACTGAAGAATAGTTGAAACAATGCATAACTTTGGCCAAGTTGTGAAATATAAAGTAAACTGGCATGGTTCCAACCATATTCCCAACAAAACCCAGTAGGAAGAAacaccatttaaaataactgcagataaCATAAACCACTTGGGGATTTCCTggccaaaacaaaagaaagaaaaggaagaaagagaacttTACTAAATGCTTCAAactcttcttttatctttttttaatggagattGCTCTTCCCCAGCCAAAAGATGGGACCTGCTGGGCccattagagagagagaaaaaccctCTGAATAAAGGTCCCTTTGATTTTCAAAGGCCCATGTTGGACTCCAGTGGACCCAGTtggagaagaaagaacaaaacaaacatCATCTCTGCTTGCTCCCACGTCAAGGCAATCCTAGTTTGGCAACATGGCCGACTCTTAGTCATCTGCTTCCATTCCTTGAAAATGGGCCTCTCCCAAAAAAGGTTAGTATGGGAAGCCTCGGAAGGTTTTCGGCCAGCCGTTCATGATGAAGTCGGGCGCTATTACTACATGATTCTCACTTTTCCATCCTAGCCTGCAGCAATCACATGTAAATAGTGACCAAGAGGAGAATGAGAGCAGATCCAGCTGAGGCGGAAGAGACTTCCTGGTGACTGGCGGCACCTTGGAGCTGCTCCTCTAGGAAAGCTGCATCACTGCCTCCTTCTGCTACACCCCGTGCCAGATGCCGGTGCTGTCCAGCCTAAGTGGGCTGGCTTCTGGACTTCCTCttgggcctctctcaagagaatgGATGGATTCTCACCCGCTTAGGTGGTCCCTACTGTTTGTGCGCCCCAAGGCGTTTGTAGTAGGACCCTGGCGGTCCCCCTGGACCTGGGtagctcctctctccctccccagagCTGAATTCTGCATACAAAAGGCGCCGCTTGGAGCCATTCCTGTGGAGTTGCCCAGAGTGAATACCAGCCCCTTCTGGCTGTTAGGCTTGgatcattttctttcactttccagGTCTCCTTATCGGCCTTGGAAAGGTCTcggaggaaaatgaaaatgacattcAGCGGAAGAACTCGGCAAGAAACGCGCTATTTGCGTCGACCTCTCCCTGGAATCTCTTTACCTGCCCGCACGATGCCGTGGAGGAGCGGGTGGAGCGCTTGGGAGAAGGAAGGAGTCCCTTTGACAGATCCGGAGCAGAGCCGCTGGTCCCCAGGAGCTCGCCAAACAAAAGCATCGGCACATCCTTCCGTGAGGGGTTGTTAAACTCAGCCTATTTTCCTGGGTTCATCCAGCGAGGGAGGCGCCCGACACTGGGGAGCCCTTGGCTGAGCAGCCACTTCTTGCGTCTAAGGCAGAGCTGGGCTGGAGCTTCATCTGGATGACTCCGCTCCATCCTACTTTAATCTCCCTTTAATGCTCCCGGATCAAAAGCATGGAGAGGACGCCAATGCGGGAAACAACAGAGAAGGCTGAACAGTTGGCCCCAGGAGCTTCCGTTCTTCGAGGGGGGCCATAAGGGAGGGCCAGGGGAGCAGCCCACAAAGCAGAGCCTGGTGGGGGAGCGGGGAGCCAGACAAACGAAGAGGCACGTGGCCCTTAGGAGGCTAGTGGGTGAGCCATGGCAGAGTGAGGCATTTTGAGGGGAGTAAAGAAGCAGGAGGCCAGGCTGGGCAGAAAGAATGGCCTCAAACATCGGCATGGAAGTCTGAGATGGCCTATGCCAAGCTCAGGGAACAGCTGATGGTTTGGTCTGGCTCCCTGGGCTGAGCAGAGGAGGGGGAACCACACTTTGGAGGCTCTGGAGTTCCTCAAGGAACAAGGGAGCCATGGAAGGTCTTTGTCCGGGAGTGTGGTTGGTGAGATCAGCACATTGGGCAGAGTAGGGGAAGGTGCTGAAGGGCAGACACTGCCTGGTCCTCGGGTCCGAGAGCCCTTACTGAGAGGGAAGGGTTTAAAGGGGAGACCACCAAGAGGGAGGCCCCCAGGCCAGGCAGCGGAGGGCCTGGCCAGAGAGGATGTGGAGGGGCCAGCCTGGGAGGCGCTGCCAGAGCTGCACCTGGCTGACTCCTGGCCAGGGGAGGGCATCGCCAGGAAGAGAAGTCTTGAGGGAGACGGGGCTTGTGGTGGGGGAGGGCATAAAGGGAGCTTTGGACCCGCTTAGCGGGAGGTATCGGCACCGGACACTCGGGAGGTGAGTGGCTGCGAGGCCAAGAGCTCAGGTGGAGTCCGTGACGGGACTGGGCAGGAATCGGGCCTTTTTGTCAGGGACATTCAAGTGACTCTTTCTTTGGGAAAAGATCTGCTTGTTCCTCTTCACTGGAGACTCCTGGAAGGCGAGAAGGACGGTCCGTCTGCCCGGGGCCCCACACGTCCACTGACCACGGGCTTTCTAAAGGGCCTGCGGTGCGCCACAAAGTTCTGGGTCTCGTCTTCTGAACCTCTCGGACCGGAATGTGGCCCTGGGCTTGGATCCTGGGCCAGAGGGGCCCCGAGAcgggctccttccctccctgttccAAGGCCGGAGGGTGTGCTTGTCCGTGTCTTGACCCTGGGTCAGCCGTGGAGCGCTGAGCAGGGCCACGAGGGAAGCCATGGGGCAgaatgaacaacctggaggaacctCAGGAGCCCGGGAACCCAAAGAACGTCCACTGCGTAGGAGAGCCCAGCCCAGCTGCCGGCGCTCCTCTGGGCTCTGCTGGCTGCCCAGCCTCCAATCGGGAGGTTCACGAGATTCTCCCCCCAGATCAAAATGACTTGGGACACTTTTTCTGGCCCCGCTCTGCCTGGTGGGGATTCTCCCCATGGCTTCTGATTGTGGGTGCTGGGGATAGACCATGTCCACCCTTCCCAGGAGAACCTCCTGACACCTGAAGACCACCAAGACCCTCTGCTCCTCTTCGAAGTGACCGGCTGACCATCCCCACTCTCAGACTCACCATCCTGCCCTTGACTTATCTTAAACGTGGTGCCCTGACCGGGGCAGGGACGGAGGGACCATCTCCTAATTCCTGGAAGCAGTGGCTGCCCGGCGCAGTCCAGATGGTGTCAGCCCTTCCTCACACGCGGACCCTTTAGGGAGTCCATGATGCCTCCTCCCTTGTACTAATCATGGCAGCACACAGGAAGGGCTTCCTAAACGCCTTCCCGGTCAGCTTCTGGAACACCAGGGAGGCTACTTCCTGGTCTCATTCTTCACTCGGTCCTCCCGCTCCAGCCCTCGTCAGCCATCGCCCCCTAGCTTTGGGTCACCTGCAAATAGGAGGAAGGTGCTCCGGACACCTTCGGGCAGGGAGTGGAGGAacggagttcaaatcctgtcttgcGTTACTAGCCCTGTGACCTTGGCCAGAACTCCTAGTCTGCCTCCCTCGGTTTAGCCGCCTGTAACGTGGTCTAATCACAGCAGCTCCTTCACCTGGGGGTCGTGAAGGCAAAAGGAAGCTGGAGTGAAGCCGTCCGCCATCCCGCGGCCACGGACAAGCACGGACCTCTGCAGCCGCCCCTGGAGTCCTCCTCCGAGGCTGCCCCCCAACCGCACAGGACAACACCCGAAGTCAAGGCCCTCTCCGGAGCGCCCTCCGGCAAGTCATCGAGGGGGCTGAGGGAGCGTCCAGGCGCCGAGATCGGCCAGCAGAGGCGGCCCAGGCCAGGGAAAGGCCAAGGTTGGCCCCGAGGTGGGACACGGGAGTGCTAGTGGGCAGAGGAGGGTTGGGGCCACAGATGAGCCGGCCAAGGACCCGCTTTCCGCTTTccgctctccctcctcctcctccctcagatGTAATAAAGGGATTAAACTACAACCAGCCCACTTTTAATGCTTACAGATGGCCTCCACCATGCCTGGACGCCCAAGGCCTTTAGCCAAAGCTCAAGGCTCCCCCTGGTCTCTGGGGAGGGCTCAAGGGTGACGGAAAGGCCCCGGGTACGAGTCCTGCCTCTCCCGCCGCTTGTGCCACCTTGGAACATCCCTGACAACCTGTTTCCTCGCTGGCAGAGAGGATTATGGGGACATGTCAGTTCTACCCACACCAGAACAGCAGCCTTTGGGCACATTTTCTTCCTTAAGGAATGGCCAGGCGCCACCTTCTCTTTGCTAGCCGTCTCCTTCCCTTCAGACTCAGTTGGGCACAtcggttctaagagagaagagccaTTGGGGCTCGTCCATGGGGgtaaaaggacttgcccagggtctccccgggaggaagtgtcagaggccagactggaacccaggacctcctgtctttgggtctgactctccatccccCCAGCTGCCCCGGCCCGAAGGTGGCCCCCCGGACCCTGATCCACACTCCTACGGGGTCCGTCTCGTTGTGTCGGCCCCTTCGGGGGAAACACGGGCTTTACTGTCCGCGAGGAACGGAAGCGCCAAATGAAAATTCTGAACAAAATTCGAATTTCCCCACTTTACGTTAGTTTAATGACGCCCCAATAAAGCCAGGTCTGACCCTGATGGGAAGAGCCCGCGGAGGCTGCGTCGCCAGTTCTGGGCTCAGACACGGTCGATTCGGCATCCGAGGCCGATTCCAGGGCCAGGGAGAGCCGGGGACGGGCCTGGAACCCCCAAGAACCCCGAGTCCACGTTGCCAGTCGTGCTGGGCGGGGGCGACGTCAGCCCCTGAAGAACCAGGACGGCCGCTTCCTGTCCCGCTCGATGACCCTCTTGCCTCGGTCCTCCTCGGAGGGGCTCTCCCCGCGGTACAGGACCACCGTCTCCACGGCGGGGGCCCTCAGGGGCCCCCCCTCCTGCACCCCTATCTGCTTCCTGATCTGCGCGGTCTCGGCACGGACCTTCCCGTAGCAGTAGCCACACAGGACGTGCTTGAGCTTCAGATGGCCGCATTCGGGGCACACGTCGATGTTGCTCTGAAAGTGGACAAAGCAGAGGGGCGTGAGACGCCGCGCCTCCAGGGCGGTGTAGACGGGCAAAGCCAGGCCTTGGGGTCCCCCAGGGAGCGGGCAGCACAGAGCAGAGGACGGAGCCTCGCCGCCCGCTCTCCGTCTCCCCGAGTCGCCTCGCATTCGCTTCTGCCCCCGCTTTGTGCGGGGCGCTGCGCAATGGGCTGGGGTGCAAAGGGAGGAAAAGCCCAGGCTCTGGCCTGCAGGAGCTCGCAGCGGAGGCTGGCTCAGAGGGAGCCTCGGCCACAGCCAGGCCAGGCGCTGGGACTGAGGAGGCTGAACGTGGGCGGGCCGGGCCGGGGAGGCCCAAGGAAGGTGGCTGAGAAGGCCAGCGGAGTGGCCGGAGGGGGGATGGGCCAATAAGCTAAGCTGGGGGGGTTGTGGAGGCCGGGGGCCAGGCGGGGGGCCAGGCCATCCCCTCCTGACGTGGCCTGACTCTCCCTGACCTGAGAAGGCAGCAGGGGGCCCGGCACCGGCCAACGGGAGGCGCTAGGCTAGGCGGCCTCCCTCTGGGCCGGGTCTCGCCATTCGTAGCTCTGCTGGCCGTCCTGACCATGAACTTGGCCCCGCGCTCCAGAGGAATTCCTCCCTGGGGTCCTTCTTGCCTTTGTTTTAAGCTGCTTGTGGGAGCTTCGCCTCCTGCATCGATTCACTTCGATGGTGCGCCGGTTCTTGGGGGCCGCCATCCAGCACACGCCCTCCAGAAAGCCGGGAGGCCCCTCCCCACCGCGGGCGTCTGCCGGGCCCTGCACGGCCAGCGCTGGGCCTATCAAAGCAAGCACAGGAAGGAGACAGGCTGGGATCCCTTCAGGAAAGGGCTCAGGAGGGGGCGGGCCTGGCAGGATGGCCCTAAAGCAATCCCGGGCTTTGGAGATGGCCTTTCACAGGTAGGAAAACTTCCCCAGCCCCGAACAGCTGAGGGACACCGTGAGGCGGGTGCTGTGATCATCTGTGATGATCTAAGGCTAaggctaaggaaactgaggcagacaggatggGCATCTCCTCCCTCGGGGCCctggggggtaggggaggaaggtATAGGCTGTCCAGAGGGGGAGCCTCCCTCTGGCTGGCATTGGCCCTCAGGGGAAGCCAGGCTGTTCCCCCAGCCGTGGGGGGTTTGTGGGGGCAGCAGCCGTGGCTTTTCAGCCCCTTTCACTtgtgggggaggggctggggtgACTGGAAGGAAGCTGGGGCTCTCCAGGAGGTAGGAGGGCATGTGCTGGGGGAGGGGCTTGGGAAGAGCGCTTCACAAACTCTCTCACTTGGCCTCGAAACAATCTGAGGAGACGGGTGCTAGAAGGATCCCCACTGTACAGccgaggaaaccgaggcaaacagaggtgcACCGCCTGGCCTAGTTTCCAcccctagaaagtgtctgaggctggacttgaacttgggtcttcccgaGGAATGGGGGCGGCAAAGGAGAGAGCCCCCTCGGAGGCTCAGTGAGGTCAGGCAAACAGACAGAGCCACAAGGTGCTCAGGGGATCTCTGGGGATTTCATGGGCACAGCCCGGGGCTCCTGCGGGCAGAACCCCGAGACTGCTCCCCTCAGGCCCCGGTCGGGAGCGAGCATCTGCCCTCCTAAAGATGCTCCAGGACCTTGCCC
The window above is part of the Monodelphis domestica isolate mMonDom1 chromosome 7, mMonDom1.pri, whole genome shotgun sequence genome. Proteins encoded here:
- the MRPL32 gene encoding 39S ribosomal protein L32, mitochondrial, giving the protein MARALACLRITLPSWSAVAARLLRNCWDRVEGTLPPGLSAGFQGPSWGPALAVQGPADARGGEGPPGFLEGVCWMAAPKNRRTIEVNRCRRRSSHKQLKTKSNIDVCPECGHLKLKHVLCGYCYGKVRAETAQIRKQIGVQEGGPLRAPAVETVVLYRGESPSEEDRGKRVIERDRKRPSWFFRG